GAACCTTTAGACAGAGAACATATATTCTTCCCGATTAGCCACATCTCTCATAGTGATTCCCCTGCACCTCAATCAAGCCTGCAACACTAcgccgaccactccctcttcacccGCCGCAGTCATCTATAAATAAGCACCGTTGGGTCATCACCATCATCCACTCCAAGAAACCAGCAACCTACATCAAGCTCAAGTGAAGTGAGCTGACCAGAATATATCAATCACAAAGCCTGAAGAACAACAGCATACAGGCTAGCCACCAATTCGCTCGATCTCCAATGGCGGAAAGAGTGACGAAGCTGGCGTCGCAGCGGGCGGTGGTGATCTTCGGGGTGAGCAACTGCTGCATGTGCCACGCGGTGAAGACGCTCTTCACGGAGCTGGGCGTGAGCTGGGTGGTGCACGAGCTGGACAAGGACCCCCGCGGGAAGGACGTCGAGAGGGCGCTCGCCGGCATGGTCGGACGGAGCCCGCCCGTGCCTGCGGTCTTCATCGGCGGCAGGCTCGTCGGCCCCACCGACAAGGTCATGACGCTGCACCTCAGTGGCCAGCTGGTGCCGCTCCTCCGCCAGGCCGGCGCCCTTTGGCTCTGAACTGAAGAGTCAGGGACAGCAGTGGGCAGTGGCTGTGCGTGCGTGCAGTTATGTGTGATCGCTAGGGATCATATAGTGCGTGCAGTGCAGCTACATAATTTTGGAAAGGTCATCAAACATATTAACGGTCATGATCTTTCAGTTGTACCTCTTGTTGTCATATGACAGAAGGAAAGGATGCTTTGTAAGGAAGAGCATCCTGAGCAATATCAAATGCGCTTATGCTTATCTTGTGTTGCTTAATTTGATTTGATGATTTGCTTAATTTAGCTAGCTGTTGTGCTAAGGCCGTTATATAT
The Triticum dicoccoides isolate Atlit2015 ecotype Zavitan chromosome 3A, WEW_v2.0, whole genome shotgun sequence genome window above contains:
- the LOC119273230 gene encoding putative glutaredoxin-C2, with translation MAERVTKLASQRAVVIFGVSNCCMCHAVKTLFTELGVSWVVHELDKDPRGKDVERALAGMVGRSPPVPAVFIGGRLVGPTDKVMTLHLSGQLVPLLRQAGALWL